One Nitrospirota bacterium genomic region harbors:
- a CDS encoding Mrp/NBP35 family ATP-binding protein, which yields MAKELNIIQQPGSGSGDVCTYLWACAICDETETCQKDKEGHSRWLVAKRMERIQYKVLVMSNKGGVGKSTVTTNLAVSLALKGHEVGICDMDIHGPNIPKMVGAEGQKLKISTSGGIIPFQTYNLKIASMSFLLQNSDDPIIWRDAYKYEFINQLLGGVEWQDLDFLLIDLPPGTGNESVTTIDLIGNVSGCVIVTTPQEVALLDSRKSVTFAKDSEIPIIGIVENMSGLDCPHCGKHIEVFRKGGGEASALDMGVPFLGRIPLDPEVVTQCDAGEPFAMFYSDTPTADAYHEIANKVEAFCKKSGSLLKIAPKRN from the coding sequence GTGGCGAAGGAACTGAACATCATCCAGCAACCGGGCTCCGGCAGCGGGGACGTCTGCACCTACCTGTGGGCCTGCGCGATCTGCGACGAGACCGAGACCTGCCAAAAGGACAAGGAAGGGCACAGCCGCTGGCTGGTCGCCAAGCGCATGGAGCGCATCCAGTACAAGGTGCTCGTCATGAGCAACAAGGGCGGGGTGGGGAAGAGCACGGTCACCACCAACCTCGCCGTGAGCCTGGCGCTCAAAGGCCACGAGGTCGGTATCTGCGACATGGACATCCACGGGCCCAACATCCCGAAGATGGTCGGGGCGGAGGGGCAGAAGCTCAAGATCAGCACCTCGGGCGGGATCATCCCGTTCCAGACCTACAACCTCAAGATCGCCTCGATGTCTTTTTTGCTCCAGAACTCCGACGATCCGATCATCTGGCGCGACGCTTACAAGTACGAGTTCATCAACCAGCTCCTGGGCGGGGTGGAATGGCAGGACCTGGACTTCCTGCTCATCGACCTGCCTCCGGGGACCGGGAACGAGTCGGTGACGACCATCGACCTGATCGGGAACGTGAGCGGCTGCGTGATCGTGACGACCCCGCAGGAGGTGGCGCTGCTGGACTCGCGCAAGTCCGTCACGTTCGCCAAGGACAGCGAGATTCCGATCATCGGGATCGTGGAGAACATGAGCGGGCTGGATTGCCCCCATTGCGGGAAGCACATCGAGGTATTCCGGAAGGGCGGCGGCGAGGCCTCCGCGCTGGACATGGGCGTGCCGTTCCTGGGCCGCATCCCGCTGGACCCGGAGGTGGTCACCCAGTGCGACGCGGGAGAGCCCTTCGCGATGTTCTACTCGGACACGCCCACCGCCGACGCCTACCACGAGATCGCGAACAAGGTCGAGGCCTTCTGCAAGAAGAGCGGGTCGCTCCTGAAAATCGCGCCGAAACGGAACTGA
- a CDS encoding MogA/MoaB family molybdenum cofactor biosynthesis protein, translating to MIRVAVLVVSSKIATGAEPDQEREVLEQMVRDLPGEVLAYRVVPDDRKEIRNGLVHWCGELRPDVILTVGGTGVRPTDWAPEATRDVIEKEVPGIGEAMRQESLKKVRTAMLSRGTAGIRGETLIVNLPGSPRGAKENLAVVLPVLEHTVEKMKAVKGHG from the coding sequence ATGATCCGGGTGGCGGTCCTCGTGGTCAGCAGCAAGATCGCGACCGGCGCCGAGCCCGACCAGGAGCGCGAAGTGCTGGAGCAGATGGTCCGCGACCTGCCCGGCGAGGTGCTGGCTTACCGGGTGGTTCCGGACGACCGGAAGGAGATCCGGAACGGGCTGGTCCACTGGTGCGGGGAGCTCCGGCCGGACGTGATCCTGACGGTGGGCGGCACGGGCGTCCGTCCCACCGACTGGGCGCCGGAGGCGACGCGCGACGTGATCGAGAAGGAGGTCCCTGGCATCGGGGAGGCGATGCGGCAGGAGAGCCTGAAGAAGGTCCGGACGGCCATGCTCTCCCGCGGGACCGCCGGCATCCGGGGCGAGACGCTGATCGTCAACCTGCCTGGCAGTCCCAGGGGTGCCAAGGAGAACCTGGCGGTCGTCCTGCCGGTGCTGGAGCATACGGTGGAGAAAATGAAGGCGGTGAAGGGTCATGGGTGA
- the glp gene encoding gephyrin-like molybdotransferase Glp, producing MQDLTPLQDAQKTVLAATPVLGLEKVGLMEAIGRVLGEDVIAPRDNPPWDNSAMDGFAVRWEDIRQEHAITKPKVLTVIEDVPAGKMAAKTVGPGQAIRIMTGAPVPKGADTVIKVEDTECTPESVKVFKEVERGANIRPQGEDVRKGDCIIAKGTQLRPAEVGMLAILAKSFVVAHQRPRVAILSTGDELADLDERLDEDKIVNSNSYGLAAAVQEAGGIPILLGIAKDQPAALKEKIAHGLNADILVLSGGVSMGDYDFTKAVFKELGAEMNFWKLAIRPGQPLAFGKIQGKLAFGLPGNPVSSMVTFEMLVRPAMLKMSGHRSYGRPVMQAAFQEKFSKRNDRRHFLRGILKKEGDVLTVRTTGDQGSGILTSMVKANCLIDVPEAVERLNPGDTVTVHVLSRY from the coding sequence ATGCAAGACTTGACGCCGTTACAGGACGCACAGAAGACGGTCCTGGCCGCCACGCCGGTGCTGGGCCTGGAAAAGGTCGGGCTGATGGAAGCGATCGGCCGGGTGCTGGGCGAGGATGTGATCGCCCCGCGGGACAATCCGCCCTGGGACAACTCCGCCATGGACGGCTTCGCGGTCCGCTGGGAGGACATCCGGCAGGAGCACGCGATCACCAAGCCGAAGGTCCTCACGGTCATCGAGGACGTGCCGGCCGGCAAGATGGCCGCCAAGACGGTCGGGCCGGGCCAGGCGATCCGGATCATGACCGGCGCGCCGGTCCCCAAGGGCGCCGACACCGTAATCAAGGTCGAGGACACCGAGTGCACCCCCGAGTCGGTGAAGGTCTTCAAGGAGGTGGAGCGGGGCGCGAACATCCGGCCCCAGGGGGAGGACGTCCGCAAGGGCGACTGCATCATCGCCAAAGGCACCCAGCTCCGGCCGGCCGAGGTGGGGATGCTGGCCATCCTGGCCAAATCCTTCGTGGTGGCCCACCAGCGGCCCCGGGTGGCGATCCTCTCCACCGGCGACGAGCTGGCCGACCTGGACGAGCGGCTCGACGAAGACAAGATCGTCAACTCGAACAGCTACGGGCTCGCTGCGGCCGTGCAGGAGGCGGGCGGCATCCCGATCCTGCTCGGCATCGCCAAGGACCAGCCGGCGGCGTTGAAAGAAAAGATCGCGCACGGGCTGAACGCCGACATCCTCGTGCTCTCCGGCGGCGTCTCGATGGGCGACTACGACTTCACCAAGGCGGTCTTCAAGGAGCTGGGCGCCGAGATGAACTTCTGGAAGCTCGCGATCCGGCCAGGACAGCCGCTGGCCTTCGGGAAGATCCAGGGCAAGCTGGCCTTCGGCCTGCCGGGCAATCCGGTCTCCTCGATGGTCACGTTCGAGATGCTGGTGCGGCCGGCCATGCTCAAGATGTCCGGACACCGCAGCTACGGCCGCCCGGTCATGCAGGCGGCCTTCCAGGAAAAATTCTCGAAGCGGAACGACCGGCGCCACTTCCTGCGGGGCATCCTGAAGAAGGAGGGCGACGTTCTGACCGTCCGCACGACGGGCGACCAGGGGTCCGGCATCCTGACTTCGATGGTGAAGGCCAACTGCCTGATCGACGTGCCGGAGGCCGTCGAGCGGCTGAATCCGGGCGACACGGTCACCGTCCACGTCCTCAGCAGGTATTGA
- the tatC gene encoding twin-arginine translocase subunit TatC, translated as MDTSKIKKWLQDSVFTPLEDKKMPVMEHLVELQVRLTRAVVVVGLVFVGTFFFADELVQWLRVPLQNMFIPGQLAWEPTDLPLIPFVFLAPAEALWQNVKVAGLFALVLSTPYVLWETWQFVVPGLHVHERRFVGPFVLISTAAFYAGILFSFFFVLPFALNFLISYGVNAGFIPQLSIAQYVGFALWFLLIFGLIFEVPLAITLMAKLGWVDAPFLKRYRKWAFLGAFLVAAILTPTPDPFNQCLMALPMYVFYEVGIVSAGFFSKKKTRATAPAEGGAAATAASVARSVVAQPAVAGESEYVGVQTGGRRR; from the coding sequence ATGGACACCTCGAAGATCAAGAAGTGGCTCCAGGATTCGGTCTTCACGCCCCTCGAGGACAAGAAGATGCCGGTCATGGAGCACCTCGTGGAGCTCCAGGTCCGGCTCACCCGGGCGGTCGTGGTCGTGGGGCTGGTCTTCGTCGGGACGTTCTTCTTCGCCGACGAGCTGGTGCAGTGGCTCCGGGTGCCCCTCCAGAACATGTTCATCCCGGGCCAACTAGCCTGGGAGCCGACCGACCTGCCGTTGATCCCGTTCGTCTTCCTGGCTCCGGCCGAGGCCCTGTGGCAGAACGTCAAGGTGGCCGGCCTCTTCGCGCTGGTCCTTTCGACTCCGTACGTGTTGTGGGAGACCTGGCAGTTCGTGGTGCCGGGGCTCCACGTGCACGAGCGGCGGTTCGTCGGGCCGTTCGTGCTGATCAGCACGGCGGCGTTCTACGCCGGGATCCTGTTCTCGTTTTTCTTCGTCCTGCCGTTCGCGCTGAATTTCCTGATCTCCTACGGGGTCAACGCCGGGTTCATCCCGCAGCTCTCGATCGCGCAATACGTCGGCTTTGCCCTCTGGTTCCTGCTGATCTTCGGGCTGATCTTCGAGGTCCCGCTGGCCATCACGTTGATGGCCAAGCTGGGGTGGGTGGATGCGCCGTTCCTCAAGCGCTACCGGAAATGGGCCTTCCTGGGAGCGTTCCTGGTCGCCGCGATCCTGACTCCGACGCCGGACCCCTTCAACCAGTGTCTGATGGCGCTCCCGATGTACGTCTTCTATGAAGTCGGGATCGTGAGCGCCGGTTTCTTCAGCAAGAAGAAGACCCGGGCGACCGCGCCGGCCGAGGGCGGGGCGGCGGCGACGGCCGCGAGCGTCGCCCGGTCGGTCGTAGCCCAGCCGGCGGTGGCCGGCGAGAGCGAGTATGTGGGCGTGCAGACCGGCGGCCGGCGGCGCTGA
- a CDS encoding Do family serine endopeptidase, with the protein MLTRERGDEGRWGRNGWLSVWLAGVLGVGLVAASCGLLPSVGDAAVPPSLAQGFSEIVKKVTPAVVNIAVTGGEGRREGGPRRRPLPPGPFGEPPGGGPPGEEPPGMEPPIPPPMPGPPGRPEQSAGSGVIIDAQGYIVTNNHVVENASQITVTLSDKREFPAKVVGTDPKTDLAVVKIEAQNLPSLKWADYEKVQVGDLVLAVGSPFGLSSTVTLGIISALGRGNVGITDYEDFIQTDAAINPGNSGGALVNMNGELLGINTAIFSRTGGSEGIGFAIPSSIALDIADSLIKSGKVVRGWMGIAIQEITPALAKSFKIPEQRKGVLVSDVNENGPSFTAGLKRGDVIIGFNDREVQNVSQLRNMVARTTVGRDAKVKVLRSGQEQIVTVKIAERPSDEMLARREPAAPAPSEPQVKPPDNVLAALRVQPLTPETQSQLNVPGKVSGVVISQVEPGTPAEAAGLQRGDVIQEINHEVIKSLEDYQKAAAKIKKEEMAVLLLSRQGNNLFVAVNPK; encoded by the coding sequence GCCGTCGGTCGGGGACGCCGCAGTGCCCCCGTCGCTGGCCCAGGGCTTTTCGGAGATCGTCAAGAAGGTCACGCCTGCGGTCGTGAACATCGCGGTGACCGGCGGGGAAGGGCGACGGGAAGGCGGGCCGCGGCGCCGGCCGCTGCCGCCGGGGCCGTTCGGGGAGCCGCCCGGCGGCGGACCTCCGGGTGAGGAGCCGCCCGGCATGGAGCCGCCCATTCCGCCGCCGATGCCCGGCCCGCCCGGCCGCCCTGAGCAGAGCGCCGGCTCCGGCGTCATCATCGACGCGCAGGGCTACATCGTCACCAACAACCACGTCGTCGAAAACGCGAGCCAGATCACGGTGACGCTGAGCGATAAGCGCGAGTTCCCCGCCAAGGTCGTGGGCACGGACCCGAAGACCGATCTCGCGGTCGTCAAGATCGAGGCGCAGAACCTGCCGTCGCTCAAGTGGGCCGACTACGAGAAGGTGCAGGTCGGCGACCTGGTGCTGGCGGTCGGAAGCCCGTTCGGCCTGAGCTCGACCGTGACCCTGGGCATCATCAGCGCGCTGGGCCGCGGCAACGTGGGGATCACGGATTACGAGGACTTCATCCAGACGGACGCGGCGATCAACCCGGGCAACTCCGGCGGCGCGCTCGTCAACATGAACGGCGAGCTGCTCGGGATCAACACCGCGATCTTCTCCCGGACGGGCGGCTCCGAGGGCATCGGCTTCGCGATTCCCAGCAGCATCGCGCTGGACATCGCCGACAGCCTGATCAAGTCCGGCAAGGTCGTCCGCGGGTGGATGGGGATCGCGATCCAGGAGATCACGCCCGCGCTGGCCAAGTCCTTCAAGATTCCCGAGCAGCGCAAGGGCGTGCTCGTCAGCGACGTGAACGAGAACGGCCCGTCGTTCACCGCCGGCCTCAAGCGGGGCGACGTGATCATCGGGTTCAACGACCGCGAGGTCCAGAACGTCAGCCAGCTCCGGAACATGGTCGCGCGCACGACGGTCGGCCGCGACGCGAAGGTGAAGGTGCTGCGCAGCGGCCAGGAACAGATCGTCACGGTCAAGATCGCCGAGCGGCCCTCCGACGAGATGCTCGCGCGCCGCGAGCCGGCGGCGCCGGCTCCCTCGGAGCCGCAGGTGAAGCCCCCGGACAACGTGTTGGCGGCCTTGCGCGTCCAGCCGCTGACGCCGGAGACGCAAAGCCAGTTGAACGTGCCGGGCAAGGTCTCGGGCGTGGTGATCAGCCAGGTGGAGCCGGGGACCCCGGCGGAAGCGGCCGGCCTCCAGCGGGGCGACGTGATCCAGGAGATCAACCACGAGGTGATCAAGAGCCTGGAGGACTATCAGAAGGCCGCGGCCAAGATCAAAAAGGAAGAGATGGCGGTCCTCCTGCTCAGCCGGCAGGGCAACAACCTGTTCGTGGCGGTGAATCCGAAATAA